In a genomic window of Kineococcus endophyticus:
- a CDS encoding DUF427 domain-containing protein has product MSESCWDYPRPPRLEPARRRVRIHDPEGRLIVDVLPAEQAPRAWRVLETSHPPTYYVAADAVLPGAVRPAEGRSWCEWKGQASYVDLVGEDGRVLRPRAAWFYRQPTPAFAALQGALSFYPSGVRCLLDDEEVQAQEGDFYGGWISSEVTGPFKGAPGTMGW; this is encoded by the coding sequence GTGAGCGAATCCTGCTGGGACTACCCGCGTCCGCCGCGGCTCGAACCCGCGCGCCGGCGCGTGCGCATCCACGACCCCGAGGGCCGGCTGATCGTCGACGTCCTGCCCGCCGAGCAGGCGCCACGGGCGTGGCGCGTGCTGGAGACCTCGCACCCGCCGACGTACTACGTCGCGGCCGACGCCGTGCTCCCCGGTGCGGTCCGCCCCGCGGAGGGTCGGAGCTGGTGCGAGTGGAAGGGGCAGGCGTCCTACGTCGACCTCGTCGGTGAGGACGGACGGGTGCTGCGACCACGGGCCGCCTGGTTCTACCGGCAGCCGACCCCGGCGTTCGCGGCGCTGCAGGGGGCTCTGTCGTTCTACCCCTCGGGGGTGCGCTGCCTGCTCGACGACGAGGAGGTCCAGGCGCAGGAGGGGGACTTCTACGGCGGGTGGATCAGTTCGGAGGTGACC